Part of the Herpetosiphonaceae bacterium genome is shown below.
TGGGCGTGCGCGACCAGCCGCTCGGCCCAGTGCTGATAGGAGGTCGTTTTGCTCGGAAGCTGGATGGGCTGACCGGCGCTGAGCTGCTGGTAGGCGGTCTGGATATCTTCTAACAGCACGCGCCAGGAGAAGGCATCGACGATCAGGTGATGCATGACCATATAGAGCCGACCCGGACGATCGGGGCCAAGGTTGAAGAACGCAGCCCGGAAGAGCGGCGGCTGATCCAGGATCATGCTGACCTGGAGCTCGGTTGCGGCGCGATCAAGCGCGACCGGCTGTTCGGCAGGCGGCAGATCCGATAGATCGACGACCGAGAACGGAACCGGCGCGCCTGGAGCGGCGTTGTCCTGCTGCCATGTCCCATCGACCTGCGTGTAGCAGAGCCGCAGCCCATCGTGATGCACCATCAGATGCTGGATGATCTCATTCAACAGCGCCGGATCGACGCCGGGCTGTGTCGCGAGCAGCACATCCATGTTCCAGTGATGCCGATCGACCAGGATCTTGTTAAAGAACCAGTGCTGGATCGGCGTCAGCGGCACCGGGCCGGTGACAATCTCCTGTGAGGCCACGATACCCTGACTCGCGCCCGCGACAGATGCCAGCTCGGCGATCGTCTGGTGCTCGAAAATATCCTTGACCGTCAGGCGCAGCCCGGCCTGACCGGCGCGCGAGGCAACTTGCATGCTGAGGATCGAGTCGCCGCCCAGCTCAAAGAAGTTGTCGTGGATGCCGACCTGCGCCACACCAGTCACCTGTGACCAGATCTCGGCCAGCGTGCGCTCCGTATCCGTCCGTGGCGCGGCGTAGGCTTGCCGCAGGTCGGGCCGCGCGCCATCGGGCGCGGGCAGCGCCTTGCGATCGACCTTGCCGTTGGGCGTCAGCGGCAGGCGCTCCAGCACGACAAAGAACGAGGGCACCAGATACTCCGGTAGCCGCTGCTTCAAGAACTCGCGCAGATCGCTCACGCTCAGCTCCGAGCTCGGAGTTTCAAGTTCGGGGCTTTCCCCCGATTCTTGGTG
Proteins encoded:
- a CDS encoding condensation domain-containing protein, yielding VVLARADGDGHQRLVAYVVKEQRTDAMQVPGGHPAHQESGESPELETPSSELSVSDLREFLKQRLPEYLVPSFFVVLERLPLTPNGKVDRKALPAPDGARPDLRQAYAAPRTDTERTLAEIWSQVTGVAQVGIHDNFFELGGDSILSMQVASRAGQAGLRLTVKDIFEHQTIAELASVAGASQGIVASQEIVTGPVPLTPIQHWFFNKILVDRHHWNMDVLLATQPGVDPALLNEIIQHLMVHHDGLRLCYTQVDGTWQQDNAAPGAPVPFSVVDLSDLPPAEQPVALDRAATELQVSMILDQPPLFRAAFFNLGPDRPGRLYMVMHHLIVDAFSWRVLLEDIQTAYQQLSAGQPIQLPSKTTSYQHWAERLVAHAQSETLRQELPYWLSFDRVPTPLPRDLSDGANTVASNRVVPIMFSPEETRALLQEVPKRYNARMHETILAAIGYAVARWTGDSTVRIDVEGHGREELFSDVDMTRTVGWCPSISPVQLDLDGADTPAAALIRTRDQNRQIPQRGVGYGMLRYLSQDAETRQRLAALPEAEVMLNYFGQFDQVVASSAIFQHMAAEPTGPAGSGNGNRFTVLFVVGQIMQGQLSVLFHYSENLHHRSTIQRVADDFQQMMRSLIGAEPHDEAGAGRPADVGNIAVPA